A part of Prolixibacteraceae bacterium genomic DNA contains:
- the glmS gene encoding glutamine--fructose-6-phosphate transaminase (isomerizing) — MCGIVGYIGDKNAYPILINGLKRLEYRGYDSSGIALSNGSTRIFKKQGKIVNLENFIADKKLDGNIGIAHTRWATHGEPSDENAHPHQSQNGKITLVHNGIIENYAQIKERLIEKGYQFQSQTDTEVLANLIEYVYLNMDKPCLEEAVRISLNKVVGAYGIIVMCDDEPKRLVASRKGSPLVIGVGDREYFIGSDATPLIEYTNQMIYLQDFNIAVIEKNSFTLKTIDNDPVTPEIKEVDLNVDQLDKAGYDHFMLKEVYEQPTTIEQSFKGRISADGKSIKLGGLIDVMPQLIKAPRIIILGCGTSWHAGLVAEYLIEEYCKIPVEVEYASEFRYRNPVINKGDVIIAVSQSGETADTLAAIKKAKEDGAIILGVCNVVGSSIPRETHAGVYTHAGVEIGVASTKAFTAQVTVLTLMALQIAKEKGTIAQSEYEILIQELTEVPNKVRIALAKEDKIKAIADKYSEAINALYLGRGYLFPVALEGALKLKEISYIHAEGYAAGEMKHGPIALVDDNLPVVAVAPKDHYYEKVVSNIQEVKARKGNVIAVLNEGDHNLKEMVNDFIEIPNCHVAISPLVAVVPLQLLAYHIALNKGCDVDQPRNLAKSVTVE, encoded by the coding sequence ATGTGTGGAATTGTTGGATATATAGGTGATAAAAATGCCTATCCAATACTAATTAACGGACTAAAACGCCTTGAGTATAGAGGCTATGACTCTTCAGGTATTGCCCTCTCTAATGGATCAACAAGAATCTTTAAGAAACAGGGTAAAATCGTAAATCTTGAAAACTTTATTGCTGATAAAAAACTAGATGGTAATATTGGAATTGCTCACACAAGATGGGCTACACATGGAGAGCCTAGTGATGAAAATGCCCACCCTCATCAATCACAAAACGGAAAAATTACACTTGTTCACAATGGTATCATTGAAAACTATGCCCAGATCAAAGAACGACTGATCGAAAAGGGATACCAATTTCAATCACAAACGGATACTGAAGTACTTGCGAACCTTATCGAGTATGTATATCTAAATATGGACAAACCATGTTTAGAAGAAGCTGTACGAATCTCACTAAACAAAGTGGTTGGAGCCTATGGTATTATTGTGATGTGTGACGATGAGCCTAAACGTTTGGTCGCTTCTCGCAAAGGAAGCCCTCTAGTGATTGGTGTTGGTGATCGTGAATATTTCATCGGATCAGATGCAACACCCTTGATTGAGTACACCAACCAGATGATCTATCTCCAAGATTTTAATATTGCAGTAATTGAGAAAAACAGCTTTACCTTGAAGACCATCGACAACGATCCTGTAACTCCAGAGATTAAAGAGGTGGACTTAAATGTGGATCAGTTAGATAAGGCTGGTTACGATCACTTCATGTTAAAAGAGGTCTATGAACAGCCAACTACCATTGAGCAATCTTTCAAAGGAAGAATATCTGCCGATGGAAAATCGATTAAACTAGGTGGTCTAATCGATGTGATGCCACAACTAATCAAGGCACCTCGAATTATCATCTTGGGATGTGGTACATCATGGCATGCCGGATTGGTAGCTGAATATCTAATTGAAGAGTATTGTAAAATACCTGTAGAGGTTGAATATGCGTCGGAATTTAGATATCGCAATCCTGTAATCAATAAAGGGGATGTGATCATTGCAGTGTCTCAAAGTGGTGAAACAGCCGATACACTTGCTGCAATTAAGAAAGCGAAAGAAGATGGAGCCATTATTCTTGGCGTATGCAATGTTGTTGGATCAAGTATTCCTAGAGAGACCCATGCTGGAGTTTACACCCATGCTGGTGTAGAAATTGGAGTCGCTTCAACTAAAGCATTTACTGCCCAAGTTACCGTATTGACTCTAATGGCACTTCAAATTGCAAAAGAGAAAGGTACCATCGCCCAAAGTGAGTATGAGATTTTAATTCAAGAACTGACCGAAGTGCCTAACAAAGTACGTATTGCACTTGCGAAAGAGGATAAGATTAAGGCTATCGCTGATAAATATAGCGAAGCAATTAATGCGCTCTACTTAGGACGTGGCTATCTCTTCCCAGTAGCGCTAGAGGGGGCACTGAAGTTGAAAGAGATCTCATATATCCATGCCGAAGGATATGCCGCTGGTGAGATGAAACATGGTCCTATCGCTTTAGTCGATGACAATCTTCCTGTAGTAGCAGTGGCTCCTAAAGACCATTACTACGAGAAAGTCGTGAGTAACATACAAGAGGTGAAAGCCCGTAAAGGAAATGTAATCGCAGTCCTTAACGAAGGCGATCATAACCTGAAAGAGATGGTCAACGATTTTATAGAGATACCTAATTGTCATGTGGCCATATCTCCACTTGTTGCAGTGGTGCCATTACAGTTACTTGCATATCATATCGCCTTAAACAAAGGGTGCGATGTTGATCAGCCACGTAACTTAGCGAAATCAGTTACAGTAGAGTAA
- a CDS encoding IS1380 family transposase, with protein sequence MIKDFNSKVTPFGGIYLIHDLLISNGIIQFINEQLVDRDPKCIYKFSDLLLPRVYTTFCGGSATEDINYLRDNTLNNLRSISIPSADTILRGDVELSTPCEIIEGKTTIKGQKINVNTLMNKFLLASAIKFKQLDPNASDLIYDFDHQFIPTQKSDAEYSYKKTEGYFPGVATIGNIPVYIEGRNGNCHVKTAQLETHKRALELLASKGVKLRYARMDCGSYIKEVTDYFHQEGILFSIRASHSNVLLSKASKTDNWSCCEINNQAYEVNSFKYEFGQYTHRIIAYRKPNKSNQMSLITNDAKSYQFIVTNDWDITEEQAIIFYNQRGASEKVFDIQNNDFNWKSMPHSNLEENTVYLIIMAVAHILYRYIISKFADLVDGLKTTSRLKAFIFRFVTVAAKITKSGRRVIVHLATNNKKLIKSTKTG encoded by the coding sequence ATGATCAAAGATTTTAATTCAAAGGTGACACCATTTGGTGGGATATATTTAATTCATGATTTGCTAATTTCAAACGGCATTATTCAATTTATTAATGAGCAATTAGTAGACCGAGACCCAAAGTGTATCTATAAGTTCTCTGATTTGTTATTACCACGCGTATACACTACTTTTTGTGGAGGTAGTGCGACGGAAGATATTAACTATCTTCGGGATAATACATTGAATAACTTGAGATCAATTTCTATCCCTTCTGCTGATACCATTCTAAGAGGAGATGTGGAGCTTTCTACTCCATGTGAGATTATCGAAGGAAAGACTACAATTAAAGGCCAAAAGATAAATGTTAACACACTAATGAATAAATTCTTGTTGGCTAGTGCTATTAAGTTTAAACAGTTAGATCCTAATGCTTCTGATCTTATCTATGATTTTGATCACCAGTTTATTCCCACTCAAAAGAGTGATGCAGAATATAGCTATAAGAAGACAGAAGGATACTTCCCAGGAGTCGCAACCATAGGTAACATTCCTGTATATATTGAAGGACGAAATGGAAATTGTCATGTTAAAACGGCTCAATTAGAGACCCATAAACGAGCATTAGAGTTGTTGGCATCCAAAGGTGTAAAATTACGATATGCAAGAATGGACTGTGGTTCATATATCAAAGAGGTTACAGACTACTTTCATCAAGAGGGTATTCTATTTTCGATTAGAGCCTCTCACTCTAACGTATTACTATCAAAAGCATCAAAAACAGATAATTGGTCTTGTTGTGAGATAAATAATCAAGCATATGAAGTCAATAGCTTCAAATATGAATTTGGTCAATATACACATAGAATCATCGCATACCGAAAACCCAATAAGTCCAATCAAATGTCATTGATAACCAATGATGCGAAGAGTTATCAGTTTATAGTAACCAATGATTGGGATATTACAGAAGAACAAGCTATTATATTCTACAATCAACGTGGAGCTAGCGAGAAGGTTTTTGATATTCAGAACAATGATTTTAATTGGAAATCAATGCCTCACAGCAACTTAGAAGAGAACACTGTTTACTTGATAATAATGGCTGTAGCACACATTCTATATCGATACATAATATCAAAGTTTGCTGATTTAGTCGACGGGTTAAAGACAACAAGTAGACTCAAAGCATTTATATTTCGCTTTGTTACGGTGGCAGCTAAGATTACCAAAAGTGGGCGAAGAGTGATTGTTCATTTAGCAACAAACAATAAGAAACTAATTAAATCTACAAAGACTGGATAG